In the Salmo trutta chromosome 33, fSalTru1.1, whole genome shotgun sequence genome, one interval contains:
- the LOC115172945 gene encoding complement component C1q receptor, whose protein sequence is MMLLLLLLQISVWGAIGADTGGEVTVCTSNACFTFHMERVSFEDARMKCVDNGGYLVTTKDKAEEAELQSIFTQIDLRHRNLDYKCWIGLQLHKGDCIITGLRLRGFKWISGSENSEYSNWEKEPRSTCTEERCVLVYYSLFGRNELKWTDGSCKEKAFYACKFYFKGMCKPLLLAGGEQVIYKLPFSENPLNGDNNLTAFPFGTYAEIRCNGNDHFSICKLTDGVYGWTDPGPFCAADKQSCGYKNGGCDHVCFDSETGAIRCGCKDGYVLGQDRVSCDLMEYCHSSPCQYQCITGTTGFSCVCPSGFQLDKDQFGCIDVDECQMNVCDGDRCINTQGSYTCKCNKGYTMVEGKCHDIDECTETRCPQICLNSEGSFSCHCIAGFTVSEDGHTCIDIDECLSNRCEDKCTNTIGSFRCSCHQHFRLHPNGITCIRDVTVVSTAETSNVYRDNDQHDKIIDTITISKVKLQNEPQFTDGPPQDTITHDITREEPSSKTTGTSWLTQNGSFFSSWLFICMIASLVPLLLLIAVTSGIVMFRCSRSKREARKKIATADSYCWVASGIETQLEKFDGSLESTA, encoded by the coding sequence ATGATGCTTTTGCTACTTTTACTGCAAATCTCTGTCTGGGGAGCCATTGGAGCAGACACTGGCGGAGAAGTAACCGTGTGCACATCCAATGCCTGTTTCACTTTTCATATGGAGAGAGTCAGCTTCGAAGACGCTCGTATGAAATGTGTAGATAACGGGGGTTACTTGGTAACAACTAAAGACAAAGCTGAGGAAGCAGAGCTTCAATCAATCTTTACACAGATCGACTTAAGGCATCGCAATTTGGACTACAAATGTTGGATCGGACTGCAATTACATAAGGGGGACTGCATTATAACTGGCTTGCGTCTCAGAGGTTTTAAGTGGATATCTGGAAGTGAAAATTCCGAATATTCCAACTGGGAAAAGGAACCTCGCAGCACCTGCACAGAAGAGCGTTGCGTATTGGTATACTATTCATTATTTGGTCGCAATGAATTAAAATGGACGGATGGATCTTGCAAAGAAAAGGCTTTTTACGCGTGCAAATTCTACTTCAAAGGAATGTGTAAACCTTTGTTGTTGGCAGGAGGGGAGCAAGTGATTTACAAGCTCCCATTCTCAGAAAATCCATTAAATGGGGATAACAACTTGACTGCGTTTCCATTTGGAACATATGCTGAAATAAGATGTAATGGCAATGACCACTTTTCTATTTGTAAATTAACGGATGGTGTCTATGGCTGGACTGACCCCGGTCCGTTTTGCGCCGCGGATAAACAGAGTTGTGGCTATAAAAACGGTGGATGTGATCATGTGTGCTTTGATAGCGAAACCGGTGCTATTCGTTGTGGATGCAAGGACGGTTATGTGTTAGGACAGGACAGAGTATCTTGTGACTTAATGGAATATTGTCACAGTTCTCCATGTCAATACCAGTGCATAACAGGAACAACGGGGTTCTCCTGCGTATGCCCAAGCGGCTTCCAATTGGATAAAGACCAATTTGGTTGTATCGATGTTGATGAATGCCAAATGAATGTCTGCGACGGTGATCGTTGCATCAATACCCAAGGTAGTTACACATGTAAGTGCAATAAAGGCTACACAATGGTTGAGGGCAAATGCCACGATATAGACGAGTGCACTGAAACGAGATGTCCACAAATATGTCTTAACTCTGAAGGATCCTTCTCCTGCCATTGCATCGCAGGGTTCACTGTGTCCGAGGACGGTCATACTTGTATAGATATAGACGAATGCCTCAGTAATCGATGCGAGGACAAATGCACTAATACCATTGGTAGTTTCAGGTGTTCTTGCCATCAGCACTTCCGGTTACACCCTAATGGAATCACCTGCATTCGAGATGTGACTGTTGTCTCCACTGCTGAGACGTCAAATGTTTATAGAGACAACGACCAACACGACAAGATCATTGACACTATAACCATATCTAAGGTTAAATTACAAAACGAGCCTCAGTTCACCGACGGACCACCTCAAGACACTATTACGCACGACATTACGCGCGAGGAGCCATCCAGCAAAACCACTGGAACGAGTTGGCTTACGCAGAATGGCTCTTTTTTCAGCTCGTGGTTGTTTATTTGCATGATTGCTTCTCTTGTTCCACTACTTCTTCTAATTGCAGTAACCTCTGGTATTGTCATGTTTCGATGTAGTCGTTCAAAAAGAGAAGCGAGGAAGAAAATCGCCACTGCTGACAGTTATTGTTGGGTGGCTTCTGGTATAGAGACTCAGTTAGAAAAATTTGACGGGTCACTTGAAAGCACGGCGTGA